Proteins from a genomic interval of bacterium:
- a CDS encoding secretin N-terminal domain-containing protein — protein MKKILQVALLGFFGVAWGYQLTGITGYDENGKTRVVITSSDVPQYRAFVILNPPRLIIDLLNGEDSLSKDKIKNRSKAILSISSEQRLKEPVKIARITIGLKQVYPYQLLSDKNNCLIEMDTGISEKKEVKEEIKEEPIPAPEMGILPPLGKIEEAIKPKEEKKEEKKEENLFSMRFYETDLSDVLRALSKKIGKDIVLGPDVSGVITIELNNVRWDQALNMILKPNNFNWVEEEGIIRVDTKENLLKTAVKTEVIFINYDKAEDMSKNVEPLLDPDAGGKIIIDKRTNSLIITTTSKNLEEIKNVIKSLDSSTPQIMIESKMVTIDYNETQNLGIRWGFTHPSSAQDTTQGLVDLGAISSTNLSIGRLSGNTNLFLQLQNLIKKEKAELIAAPKIATSDNRKAKIKVGGEAPYAETTPSSEGSAVGVTVKYIDMTTELEITPKVNPDKTILLELKISTKGGKPENTIWVAGIGEHTAPTKSEQLIETTIMVNNGETIVIGGMIGKDELVTEYSVPFFSDLPFVGRAFRYKGVSPSTGKGTPIKRELLVFLTPHILNQ, from the coding sequence ATGAAAAAAATATTACAGGTGGCATTATTGGGGTTTTTTGGGGTAGCTTGGGGGTATCAATTAACAGGGATTACAGGGTATGATGAGAATGGAAAGACAAGGGTGGTAATTACCTCATCAGATGTGCCTCAATATAGGGCATTTGTTATCCTAAATCCACCTAGGCTAATCATTGACCTTTTAAATGGCGAGGATAGCCTTTCAAAGGACAAAATTAAAAATAGAAGCAAGGCTATTTTGAGCATTTCTTCAGAGCAGAGGCTAAAGGAGCCGGTTAAGATTGCAAGGATAACAATTGGCCTAAAGCAGGTCTATCCATACCAACTTCTTTCTGATAAAAATAATTGTTTGATTGAGATGGATACAGGCATATCAGAAAAAAAGGAGGTAAAGGAAGAGATTAAAGAAGAGCCTATCCCTGCACCAGAAATGGGAATTCTTCCTCCTTTAGGAAAGATAGAGGAGGCTATAAAGCCCAAAGAGGAAAAGAAGGAGGAGAAAAAAGAAGAAAATTTATTTTCTATGAGGTTTTATGAAACAGACCTTTCTGATGTTCTAAGGGCATTATCCAAAAAGATAGGAAAGGATATTGTTTTAGGGCCAGATGTATCTGGTGTAATAACCATTGAGCTTAATAATGTTAGATGGGATCAGGCACTAAATATGATCCTTAAACCAAATAACTTTAACTGGGTAGAGGAAGAGGGAATAATTAGGGTAGATACAAAAGAAAACCTTTTAAAAACAGCGGTTAAGACAGAGGTTATCTTTATAAACTATGATAAGGCAGAGGATATGTCAAAGAATGTTGAACCCCTTTTAGACCCAGATGCAGGTGGAAAGATTATCATAGACAAAAGGACAAATTCTTTAATAATTACAACAACATCAAAGAACCTTGAGGAAATAAAGAATGTAATAAAAAGCCTTGATTCCTCAACACCCCAAATTATGATTGAGTCAAAGATGGTAACCATAGATTACAATGAAACCCAGAACCTTGGGATTAGATGGGGGTTTACCCATCCATCCTCTGCACAAGATACAACCCAAGGGCTAGTTGATCTTGGAGCTATTTCCTCAACAAACCTTTCTATTGGAAGGCTTTCTGGAAATACAAACCTTTTCCTTCAGCTTCAAAATCTTATTAAAAAGGAAAAGGCTGAGTTGATTGCTGCTCCAAAGATTGCTACCTCTGACAATCGGAAGGCAAAGATAAAGGTAGGTGGAGAGGCTCCCTATGCAGAAACAACACCCTCATCAGAGGGCTCAGCAGTTGGCGTTACTGTTAAATACATTGATATGACAACAGAGCTTGAGATAACCCCTAAGGTTAATCCTGATAAAACCATCCTTTTAGAGCTTAAAATCTCAACTAAGGGTGGGAAACCCGAAAATACTATCTGGGTAGCAGGCATAGGGGAGCATACAGCTCCTACAAAAAGCGAGCAATTGATTGAAACAACGATTATGGTAAACAATGGGGAAACAATAGTAATAGGAGGGATGATTGGTAAGGATGAGCTGGTGACAGAATATTCTGTGCCATTTTTCTCTGACCTTCCATTTGTCGGAAGGGCATTTAGATATAAAGGCGTATCTCCTTCAACCGGAAAAGGAACTCCCATAAAAAGAGAGCTTCTTGTCTTCCTTACCCCACATATCTTGAATCAATAA
- the pilO gene encoding type 4a pilus biogenesis protein PilO translates to MKKLTEKQKLYLILFLIVGGGGFIFYHNFFKPLNNEVKGLSSEKKTKEQTLLQNKKEAKRLPFVEAEGKRLKIQLQYAEDVLPKDLDVPYLLTTLTQLSEEYRVYFPSFSPGEIQEKGDYAVYPINLTIAGTFHNVIKFICAIGNLSRLINTVELSISASQGQTTEEKGPVDTVSVPLKLESYIYR, encoded by the coding sequence ATGAAGAAGCTAACTGAGAAGCAAAAGCTATACCTTATACTCTTTTTAATTGTGGGAGGGGGTGGCTTTATCTTTTACCACAATTTTTTTAAGCCATTAAATAATGAGGTAAAAGGTCTTTCTTCAGAGAAGAAGACAAAAGAACAGACACTTTTACAAAACAAAAAAGAGGCAAAAAGGCTTCCTTTTGTTGAGGCAGAAGGAAAAAGGCTTAAGATTCAATTACAATATGCAGAAGATGTCCTTCCCAAGGATTTGGATGTTCCCTATCTTCTTACCACCCTAACCCAGCTTTCTGAAGAATATAGGGTTTATTTTCCATCTTTTTCACCAGGGGAAATACAAGAAAAGGGTGACTATGCAGTATATCCCATTAACCTTACTATTGCCGGAACATTTCATAATGTAATAAAGTTTATTTGTGCAATTGGAAACCTTTCCAGGCTTATTAACACAGTAGAGCTATCCATAAGTGCAAGTCAAGGTCAAACAACAGAAGAAAAAGGGCCTGTTGATACAGTTTCTGTCCCTTTAAAGCTTGAGTCGTATATATATAGATGA